In one Tessaracoccus palaemonis genomic region, the following are encoded:
- a CDS encoding winged helix DNA-binding domain-containing protein, producing the protein MPDAQLGRSRLVAQGLVTRPFARPSDAVAALGAMQGQDLPGVLASAALRTASGDVREVLEDLDVGALVRGYPMRGTVFLLPSVDAVWMTELCAERSIREAVARRNRQGLDDSSLEMAREIARAEMAGGPISRALLFELWEAAGIRTTGGFGYHLVFMLIAETTLVYGPWNGTDQDLALVDQWIPDSPRLAHRFDGDTVAATAELALRYFTSHGPATVRDFAWWTKLPLNAIRSAMPLIVEELETDGAAEASFWRPGLLDEVAKVGRAAAGPLLLPGFDEFVLGYQDRLFAMADHEHVRLVPGNNGVFRRSVVAGGLVRGTWARAGTASRRRLEVEEFAPLSATRMRQLEVLFGSYPWVAP; encoded by the coding sequence ATGCCTGACGCTCAGCTGGGCAGGTCCCGACTCGTCGCCCAGGGCCTCGTCACTCGCCCTTTCGCACGCCCCTCAGACGCGGTCGCCGCGCTGGGGGCCATGCAGGGCCAGGATCTCCCCGGCGTGCTGGCGTCCGCGGCCCTGCGGACCGCCTCGGGCGACGTCCGCGAGGTGCTCGAGGATCTCGACGTCGGCGCGCTCGTGCGCGGCTACCCCATGCGGGGGACCGTGTTCCTGCTCCCCAGCGTCGATGCGGTCTGGATGACCGAGCTGTGTGCCGAGCGGTCCATCCGCGAGGCCGTGGCGCGGCGGAACCGTCAGGGCCTCGACGACTCGTCCCTCGAGATGGCCAGGGAGATCGCCAGGGCGGAGATGGCCGGCGGTCCGATCAGCCGGGCACTGCTGTTCGAGCTGTGGGAGGCCGCGGGAATCCGGACCACCGGCGGCTTCGGCTACCACCTGGTCTTCATGCTCATCGCCGAGACGACCCTCGTCTACGGACCCTGGAACGGGACGGATCAGGACCTGGCGCTGGTCGACCAGTGGATCCCGGACAGCCCTCGCCTCGCGCACCGGTTCGACGGGGACACCGTCGCGGCGACGGCCGAGCTGGCGCTGCGGTACTTCACGTCGCACGGCCCTGCGACGGTGCGCGACTTCGCCTGGTGGACCAAGCTCCCCCTGAACGCGATCCGCTCCGCCATGCCGCTGATCGTCGAGGAGTTGGAGACCGACGGTGCGGCCGAGGCCAGCTTCTGGCGACCCGGCCTGCTGGATGAGGTCGCGAAGGTCGGCCGGGCGGCTGCGGGGCCGCTGCTCCTGCCCGGCTTCGATGAGTTCGTGCTCGGCTACCAGGACCGCCTGTTCGCGATGGCCGACCATGAGCATGTCAGGCTCGTCCCGGGCAACAACGGGGTATTCCGGCGGTCCGTGGTCGCCGGCGGACTGGTCCGCGGCACGTGGGCCCGCGCGGGGACGGCGTCGCGGCGTCGGTTGGAGGTCGAGGAGTTCGCGCCGCTGAGCGCCACGCGGATGCGACAGTTGGAGGTGTTGTTCGGCAGCTACCCCTGGGTGGCGCCCTGA
- a CDS encoding flavin monoamine oxidase family protein: MFDCAIIGAGLAGLVAARHLVDRGLSVVVLEARGRVGGRVENKILNDGSYVELGGQWIGPGYDSLQEIIDELGFETIGLPASGNLVVRLRGKSLEVPSSEELPALTPFEVSDLGQGLLRLRRLSQRLRDDAAWRKANEAWLNQDLRRWVTSNLRTQGAQRRFGEVYAAAFGPMPKDATLLEGLLQVTSGIDLETMLASNGGLHQKRVEGGVAAVADAMAERLGDVVRLESEVTRVDHDDSSARLTLAGGEVVEARQVISTLPPRLAVALEHNPPLPQWRIEAADKVAPGNVIKAFLIYKEPFWRDKGFSGQSSADEGAVRVTFDTTADTSEHGHLMGFFEGADADSLARRSVTLRERAFVDAVVRAFGEGGAKPIGYVERDWGAERFTGGCHGAHFAPGVWTANGPLLAQDEGVLHWAGAEYASRFNGYMEGAVRSGREAATRVTRSLA, translated from the coding sequence GTGTTCGATTGCGCCATCATCGGTGCTGGCCTGGCCGGCCTTGTTGCTGCCAGGCACCTCGTGGACCGAGGCCTGAGCGTCGTCGTCCTGGAGGCACGCGGTCGGGTCGGCGGCCGGGTCGAGAACAAGATCCTGAACGACGGCTCGTATGTCGAGCTCGGCGGCCAGTGGATCGGCCCCGGTTACGACTCGCTGCAGGAGATCATCGACGAGCTCGGATTCGAGACCATCGGGCTTCCGGCCTCCGGCAACCTGGTGGTGCGGCTGCGCGGCAAGTCCCTCGAGGTTCCGAGCTCCGAAGAGCTCCCCGCGCTTACGCCCTTCGAGGTCTCCGACCTCGGCCAGGGCCTGCTCCGGCTGCGGCGGCTCTCGCAGCGCCTGCGGGACGACGCGGCCTGGCGGAAGGCCAACGAGGCCTGGCTCAACCAGGATCTGCGACGCTGGGTCACCTCGAACCTCCGCACCCAGGGCGCCCAGCGCCGCTTCGGCGAGGTCTACGCCGCGGCCTTCGGCCCGATGCCCAAGGACGCGACGCTCCTGGAGGGGCTCCTGCAGGTCACCTCAGGAATCGACCTCGAGACGATGCTCGCCAGCAACGGCGGCCTGCATCAGAAGCGCGTGGAGGGCGGCGTCGCCGCCGTCGCCGACGCCATGGCCGAGCGCCTCGGAGACGTCGTGCGGCTGGAGTCCGAAGTCACTCGCGTCGACCACGACGACTCCTCCGCACGCCTCACGCTCGCGGGCGGTGAGGTCGTCGAGGCCCGCCAGGTCATCTCCACGCTGCCGCCGCGCCTCGCCGTCGCGCTCGAGCACAATCCGCCGCTGCCGCAGTGGCGGATCGAGGCCGCCGACAAGGTCGCCCCCGGAAACGTCATCAAGGCCTTCCTGATCTACAAGGAGCCGTTCTGGCGGGACAAGGGCTTCTCCGGCCAGTCGAGCGCCGATGAGGGCGCGGTGCGCGTCACGTTCGACACGACGGCCGACACCAGCGAGCACGGGCACCTGATGGGCTTCTTCGAGGGCGCGGATGCGGACTCGTTGGCCCGACGCTCGGTGACCCTGCGCGAGCGCGCCTTCGTGGACGCCGTCGTGCGTGCCTTCGGTGAGGGCGGCGCCAAGCCGATCGGCTATGTCGAGCGTGACTGGGGCGCCGAGCGCTTCACGGGCGGCTGCCACGGCGCGCATTTCGCGCCAGGCGTGTGGACCGCCAACGGTCCGCTCCTGGCACAGGACGAGGGTGTGCTGCATTGGGCCGGGGCCGAGTATGCGAGCCGTTTCAACGGCTACATGGAAGGCGCGGTGCGTTCCGGCCGTGAGGCCGCCACCCGCGTCACGCGCTCCCTGGCCTGA
- a CDS encoding alpha/beta hydrolase yields the protein MSRTVKLTQVILAVIAVGLVVALFTGGLVRGQSRDEPASPSTTGPVTPSAPADGARMPGVPEVPVADHALLPSEDDANADRQLDYTPSGDPSVEFEDSLGDLTSYATQVVDWEACQDSDIGAQCATIVAPLDWEDPSGPAVEIAVRRVPDGDSSRGPLFVNPGGPGYGGQSMAENLAGRWQNYDTVGWDPRGTGESTHVVCGDLEQTDAIMNLDASPDDDAEVKALKNGGKDFAEQCRDASGDLLDHITTVDVARDLDLLRHLLGAEKLNYVGVSYGTFVGATYAELFPDTVGRLVLDAAVDITGSDDAPAQVEGFELALSNFTAWCADSDLCDLGDDQDAINNRIADFLAGLDEQPLTVGDRKLTQSLAATGIALFLYEDDTAYRTLAEVIAQGFTGDGTNLLWAADVMNGRGDDTYETIAFAFPAMACADAQDDGAGAVMGDWKDTFAKAPIMAPNMGTSYTCQFWTADSAPQLKLTAKGAPTILVVGTTGDSATPYEQAQTMAEQLDSGVLLTLDGAGHGAVTGDNSCIAEHVDAYLYDGAAPDEGTVCR from the coding sequence ATGAGTAGAACGGTCAAGCTGACCCAGGTCATCCTGGCGGTCATCGCCGTCGGCCTGGTCGTTGCGCTGTTCACCGGAGGCCTCGTGCGCGGGCAGAGCAGGGACGAGCCCGCGTCCCCGTCGACCACAGGGCCGGTCACGCCCTCCGCCCCTGCGGACGGCGCCCGGATGCCGGGCGTGCCCGAGGTCCCCGTGGCCGACCATGCGCTGCTGCCCTCCGAGGATGACGCGAACGCCGACCGTCAGCTCGACTACACCCCGTCGGGAGACCCGAGCGTCGAGTTCGAGGACTCGCTGGGGGACCTCACGTCGTACGCCACCCAGGTCGTCGACTGGGAGGCCTGCCAGGACTCCGACATCGGCGCCCAGTGCGCCACGATCGTCGCCCCCCTCGACTGGGAGGACCCCTCCGGGCCGGCCGTCGAGATCGCGGTGCGGCGCGTGCCGGACGGCGATTCGTCGCGCGGCCCCCTGTTCGTGAACCCCGGCGGCCCAGGTTACGGCGGGCAGTCCATGGCCGAGAACCTCGCCGGACGCTGGCAGAACTACGACACCGTCGGCTGGGATCCGCGGGGTACCGGCGAGTCAACGCACGTCGTGTGCGGAGATCTCGAGCAGACCGACGCCATCATGAACCTCGACGCGAGCCCGGACGACGACGCCGAGGTCAAGGCTCTCAAGAACGGCGGCAAGGACTTCGCCGAGCAGTGCCGCGACGCCTCCGGCGACCTGCTCGACCACATCACGACCGTCGACGTGGCGCGCGACCTCGACCTGCTGCGCCACCTCCTCGGCGCTGAGAAGCTGAACTACGTCGGCGTCTCCTACGGCACCTTCGTCGGGGCCACCTACGCCGAGCTGTTCCCCGACACCGTCGGCCGGCTCGTGCTCGACGCCGCCGTCGACATCACCGGGTCCGACGACGCGCCAGCCCAGGTGGAGGGTTTCGAGCTCGCGCTGTCCAACTTCACGGCCTGGTGCGCCGACTCCGACCTGTGCGACCTCGGCGACGACCAGGACGCCATCAACAACCGCATCGCCGACTTCCTGGCGGGCCTCGACGAGCAGCCCCTAACGGTGGGGGACCGGAAGCTGACCCAGAGTCTGGCGGCCACCGGCATCGCGCTGTTCCTCTACGAGGACGACACCGCCTACCGAACGCTGGCCGAGGTGATCGCACAGGGATTCACCGGCGACGGCACCAACCTGCTGTGGGCGGCCGACGTCATGAACGGACGCGGTGACGACACCTATGAGACCATCGCGTTCGCGTTTCCGGCCATGGCCTGTGCGGATGCGCAGGACGACGGCGCCGGTGCCGTCATGGGTGACTGGAAGGACACCTTCGCGAAGGCGCCGATCATGGCGCCGAACATGGGCACCAGCTACACCTGCCAGTTCTGGACGGCCGACTCGGCTCCCCAGTTGAAGCTCACCGCGAAGGGCGCCCCGACCATCCTCGTCGTCGGCACCACCGGAGACTCGGCGACGCCCTACGAGCAGGCGCAGACGATGGCAGAACAGCTCGACTCCGGCGTGCTGCTCACCCTCGACGGGGCGGGCCACGGCGCGGTGACGGGCGACAACAGCTGCATCGCGGAGCACGTCGACGCCTATCTGTACGACGGCGCCGCCCCCGACGAGGGAACCGTGTGCCGCTGA
- a CDS encoding DoxX family protein, with product MSNNDWVHEGTPREPDWSAEQDDYGVPVSPGEWDDYAEEQAVPVPEPPQSVAAAQEPGPVVAATADEPAPEPEPEIAPEPEPEVAPEPEPEVAPESEPEIAPEPEPEIAPEPEPEMVPEPEPEAEPEIAPEPEPEMEPEPEPEPEPEIAPEPDPDETQVRPRPDAEAVVPPELAAPTAETDMSLVDEVEPAPEESDLEPDQEGLGAAAAVMAAGAGGGAAIAGLYRPDAEDTQIIDAPQRRSLEDEVAEEERVAQQLRAEKEARDQRLGLVATSEANALREAPPAPRRGVGGFGSFGLLVLRLVVAAILGIVGYQILSDIDATTELLSRTLIPEPRTVAWVLGFALAVMAVLLVIGMAVRVVGLLLTVIAIGSLVFIRWGSFSIFVEGVEGFIGDKDLLLAAVGILFFSLGGGKAGVDGAISASRHHAREAKRS from the coding sequence ATGTCGAACAACGATTGGGTTCACGAGGGCACGCCCCGGGAGCCGGACTGGTCCGCCGAGCAGGACGACTACGGCGTCCCTGTGTCCCCGGGTGAGTGGGACGACTACGCCGAGGAACAGGCCGTTCCCGTGCCCGAGCCGCCGCAGAGCGTTGCCGCCGCCCAGGAGCCTGGCCCCGTCGTCGCCGCGACCGCGGACGAGCCCGCACCCGAGCCGGAGCCGGAGATCGCACCCGAGCCGGAGCCGGAGGTCGCGCCTGAGCCCGAGCCGGAGGTCGCGCCTGAGTCGGAGCCGGAGATCGCTCCCGAGCCGGAGCCGGAGATCGCTCCCGAGCCCGAGCCCGAGATGGTGCCTGAGCCGGAGCCAGAGGCCGAGCCGGAGATCGCACCCGAGCCCGAGCCCGAGATGGAGCCGGAGCCAGAGCCAGAACCGGAGCCGGAGATCGCTCCCGAGCCCGACCCGGACGAGACCCAGGTGCGCCCGCGGCCCGATGCGGAGGCGGTCGTCCCGCCGGAGCTGGCCGCGCCGACCGCAGAGACCGACATGTCGCTCGTCGACGAGGTGGAGCCCGCACCCGAGGAGTCGGATCTCGAGCCGGACCAGGAGGGGCTGGGCGCCGCCGCAGCCGTGATGGCGGCCGGAGCCGGCGGAGGCGCCGCGATCGCGGGGCTCTACCGACCCGATGCCGAGGACACCCAGATCATCGACGCTCCCCAGCGTCGCAGCCTCGAGGACGAGGTGGCAGAGGAGGAGCGTGTCGCCCAGCAGCTGCGCGCCGAGAAGGAGGCGCGGGACCAGCGACTCGGTCTCGTGGCCACCTCTGAGGCGAACGCGCTGCGCGAGGCACCGCCCGCGCCCCGCCGCGGCGTCGGGGGCTTCGGGAGCTTCGGCCTTCTGGTGCTGCGTCTGGTCGTCGCCGCGATCCTGGGGATCGTCGGCTACCAGATCCTGTCGGACATCGACGCGACCACCGAACTGCTCAGCCGCACACTGATCCCCGAGCCGCGCACTGTTGCCTGGGTGCTCGGCTTCGCGCTGGCCGTGATGGCGGTGCTCCTGGTGATCGGCATGGCGGTGCGGGTCGTCGGCCTGCTGCTCACCGTGATCGCGATCGGCTCGCTGGTGTTCATCCGCTGGGGCAGCTTCAGCATCTTCGTCGAGGGTGTCGAGGGCTTCATCGGAGACAAGGACCTGCTCCTGGCGGCCGTCGGCATCCTGTTCTTCAGCCTCGGAGGCGGCAAGGCAGGCGTCGACGGAGCCATCTCCGCGTCCCGCCACCACGCCAGAGAGGCCAAGCGCTCCTGA
- a CDS encoding DNA polymerase III subunit delta' gives MSTMGEVFSELVGQDRAVETLRRAVDGRRHAMTHAWLFVGPPGSGRSNAAKAFAAALQCPRGGCGECEECRTSLSAAHPDVTLLRTEQLSIGVAETRALVGRANMVPVKGRYQIVIVEDADRITERGADALLKGLEEPEPATVWLLCAPSADDVIVTIRSRCRTVRLVTPSDEAVTELLIQRDGISPALAAHAARAAQGHIGRARMLARHDEARIRRREILSLPGRLTSVTACLDAAENLVSSAADEAQQATAEVDARERSALEEALGVGTRGIRVRSAQAALKDLEDQQKLRVKRLQRDALDRVLTELTGYYRDVLAVQTAPEVALVNADLADEIAPVAHRSTPEQTVRALDAILEARTALEGNVAPQLALEAMLLGVSLAARS, from the coding sequence ATGAGCACCATGGGTGAGGTGTTCTCGGAACTTGTCGGTCAGGACCGCGCGGTGGAGACGCTCCGTCGCGCGGTCGACGGCCGTCGTCACGCCATGACCCACGCCTGGCTGTTCGTCGGCCCGCCCGGGTCGGGGCGATCGAACGCCGCCAAGGCCTTCGCCGCAGCCCTGCAGTGCCCGCGCGGAGGCTGCGGCGAATGCGAGGAGTGCCGGACCTCGCTCTCGGCTGCGCACCCCGACGTCACGCTGCTGCGCACGGAGCAGCTCTCGATCGGCGTCGCCGAGACCAGGGCGCTGGTGGGCCGCGCGAACATGGTGCCCGTCAAGGGCCGCTATCAGATCGTCATCGTCGAGGACGCCGACCGCATCACCGAGCGTGGCGCCGACGCTCTGCTCAAGGGCCTTGAGGAGCCGGAACCAGCCACGGTGTGGCTGCTCTGTGCGCCGAGCGCCGACGACGTCATCGTGACGATCCGGTCACGCTGCCGCACCGTGCGGCTCGTGACGCCGAGCGACGAGGCGGTCACCGAGCTGCTGATCCAGCGCGACGGGATCTCGCCCGCGCTGGCCGCGCACGCGGCCCGGGCCGCCCAGGGGCACATCGGACGCGCCCGGATGCTCGCCCGCCACGACGAGGCGAGGATCCGCCGTCGTGAGATCCTCTCGCTGCCCGGGCGGCTCACCTCGGTCACGGCCTGCCTCGACGCGGCCGAGAACCTGGTGTCGTCGGCGGCTGACGAGGCCCAGCAGGCCACCGCCGAGGTCGACGCGCGGGAGCGTTCCGCGCTGGAGGAGGCACTCGGCGTCGGCACCCGCGGTATCCGGGTCCGCAGCGCGCAGGCGGCACTGAAGGACCTCGAGGACCAGCAGAAGCTCCGGGTGAAACGGCTGCAGCGCGATGCTCTCGACCGGGTGCTCACTGAGCTGACCGGGTACTACCGCGACGTCCTCGCGGTGCAGACGGCACCCGAGGTCGCGCTCGTCAACGCCGATCTCGCCGACGAGATCGCGCCCGTTGCGCACCGGTCGACGCCCGAACAGACCGTGCGGGCCCTCGATGCGATCCTGGAGGCGAGGACCGCGCTCGAGGGCAACGTCGCCCCTCAGCTCGCCCTCGAGGCGATGCTGCTCGGTGTGTCGCTCGCGGCGCGTTCCTGA
- a CDS encoding sulfite exporter TauE/SafE family protein — translation MFRLILIALVGLAAQLVDGSLGMAYGVTSTTLLLAIGTNPAMASATVHLAEIGTTLASGVSHHRFGNVDWKVVARIGVPGAIGAFLGASVLSNISTELAAPIMAVILLTLGLYVLIRFTFFNISTKRLGERLPTKFLAPLGTFAGFIDATGGGGWGPVGTPALLASGRMEPRKVIGTIDASEFLVSIAASIGFFIGLGGEAIVPGLAIALLVGGVIAAPIAAWLVRHLPPRLLGAAAGSTIVLVNVRSLLKAFDVPSAAHVPIYLFIVAAGLAALAWSLRNHRIERAQQAAAEGEAVVA, via the coding sequence ATGTTCAGACTCATCCTCATCGCCCTCGTCGGGCTGGCCGCGCAACTCGTCGACGGCTCGCTCGGCATGGCCTACGGCGTCACGTCCACCACCCTGCTGCTGGCGATCGGCACCAACCCCGCCATGGCATCCGCCACAGTCCATCTCGCGGAGATCGGGACAACCCTCGCGTCGGGTGTCTCGCACCACCGGTTCGGCAACGTCGACTGGAAGGTCGTCGCCCGCATCGGCGTCCCCGGCGCCATCGGCGCCTTCCTCGGCGCATCCGTCCTCTCGAACATCAGCACCGAGCTGGCGGCCCCGATCATGGCCGTGATCCTGCTGACGCTCGGCCTCTACGTGTTGATCCGCTTCACCTTCTTCAACATCTCCACGAAGCGGCTGGGCGAGCGCCTGCCCACGAAGTTCCTCGCGCCGCTGGGCACCTTCGCCGGGTTCATCGACGCCACCGGCGGTGGCGGCTGGGGTCCGGTCGGCACGCCCGCGCTGCTGGCCAGCGGACGCATGGAGCCCCGCAAGGTGATCGGCACCATCGACGCGAGCGAGTTCCTTGTGTCCATCGCGGCCAGCATCGGCTTCTTCATCGGACTCGGCGGCGAGGCCATCGTGCCCGGCCTGGCCATCGCACTGCTCGTCGGCGGCGTCATCGCCGCCCCGATCGCCGCGTGGCTCGTGCGCCATCTGCCGCCCCGCCTGCTCGGCGCCGCTGCCGGATCGACCATCGTGCTGGTCAACGTGCGCTCACTGCTGAAGGCCTTCGACGTTCCGTCGGCGGCGCACGTGCCGATCTACCTCTTCATCGTCGCCGCGGGCCTGGCTGCGCTGGCCTGGTCGCTGCGCAACCACCGCATCGAGCGCGCCCAGCAGGCTGCCGCCGAGGGGGAGGCTGTCGTCGCCTGA
- the tmk gene encoding dTMP kinase has protein sequence MTGLFVVFEGGDSVGKTTQVALLGTWLAERSVPHVVTRQPGGTEVGAELRRLVLDPSFGDVSPRAEALMYAADKAQHVYELVSPALEAGQVVVCDRYVDSMVAYQGAGRALGQDEVARIAWWAVGDLRPDLTILLDADPGDAVATIKDKDRLESAGLDVHRRARQFFLDLAAAEPARYLVLNARGTREEIAAAIRDRLLPMLP, from the coding sequence GTGACCGGACTGTTTGTGGTGTTCGAAGGCGGAGACTCGGTCGGGAAGACCACCCAGGTGGCGCTCCTTGGGACATGGCTCGCCGAGCGCAGCGTGCCGCACGTCGTGACCCGTCAGCCCGGCGGCACCGAGGTGGGGGCCGAACTGCGCCGCCTCGTGCTCGATCCCAGCTTCGGCGACGTGTCCCCCCGGGCTGAGGCGCTCATGTACGCCGCCGACAAGGCCCAACACGTATACGAGCTCGTCTCGCCGGCACTGGAGGCAGGGCAGGTCGTGGTCTGCGACCGCTACGTCGACTCGATGGTCGCGTACCAGGGGGCCGGGCGGGCGCTCGGCCAGGACGAGGTCGCCCGCATCGCGTGGTGGGCCGTCGGTGACCTGCGCCCCGACCTGACCATCCTGCTCGACGCGGATCCGGGGGACGCGGTGGCGACGATCAAGGACAAGGACCGGCTGGAGAGCGCCGGCCTGGACGTGCACCGTCGGGCCCGGCAGTTCTTCCTCGATCTCGCGGCCGCCGAGCCCGCCCGGTACCTCGTCCTGAACGCCCGCGGGACCCGCGAGGAGATCGCCGCCGCGATCCGGGACCGGCTGCTGCCGATGCTGCCCTGA
- the topA gene encoding type I DNA topoisomerase: MASKRLVIVESPTKATKIAGYLGRDYIVESSRGHVRDLPTSASEVPAKYKGEKWARTGVNVSDDFQPIYVVSADKKSTIKDLKAKLKEVDELLLATDGDREGEAIAWHLMEELKPKVPVKRMVFHEITKPAIEEAVRNPRELDVDLVDAQETRRILDRLYGYEVSPVLWKKVMPRLSAGRVQSVATRLVVDKERERIAFVPASYWDLDVTLDAGPDCDPRNFPARLAEVEGTRVAQGRDFDAAGQLTGSDALVLDEAAAKALAEALRAATLRVGSVESKPYTRRPYEPFRTTTMQQEAGRKLGFSSQRAMSVAQELYEKGFITYMRTDSVTLSTQAISAARRQVAELFGERFLPAKPRVYTSKVKNAQEAHEAIRPAGDTFQHPDATGLAGDAFRLYQLIWRRTLASQMADARGESVSVGIEAAFVATQLPAGEASSAKLVASGRTITFPGFLKAYVAGTDDDSATDDAQTRLPILDEGQGLAAASVEPAGHETRPPARYTEPSLVAKLEELEIGRPSTYASIIRTITARDYVFKKGSALVPTWLAFAVTRLLEDHFPDLVDYAFTAQLEEQLDEIAAGKAKRLSVLTDFYFGGGDAHLGLEKLVTELGDIDARALSTFPLGDSGIDVRVGRYGTYVEASDGRRANVPEDLPPDALTVELAEELLSKPLDEEHQLGVDEASGNMIVAKNGRFGPYVTEVLPDDAPKSAKPRTASLFKSMSLDSVDLPTALKLMSLPRVVGADPEGNEITAQNGRYGPYLKRGTDSRSLTSEDQIFDISLDEALAIYAQPKTRGRAAAAAPLKEFGPDPVSGKPVVLKSGRFGPYVTDGETNATLRRDDDPATVAPERAFELLAEKRAKGPAPKRTTRKAPAKKATTARKPAAKNPTGTAAKK; this comes from the coding sequence ATGGCTTCGAAGCGTCTCGTGATCGTGGAGTCGCCGACCAAGGCGACCAAGATCGCCGGCTACCTCGGTCGCGACTACATCGTCGAGTCCAGCCGTGGGCACGTCCGTGACCTGCCGACATCGGCGTCCGAGGTGCCAGCCAAGTACAAGGGCGAGAAGTGGGCCCGCACCGGCGTCAACGTCTCCGACGACTTCCAGCCGATCTACGTGGTGTCCGCCGACAAGAAGTCCACCATCAAGGACCTGAAGGCCAAGCTCAAGGAGGTCGACGAGCTCCTGCTCGCCACCGATGGTGACCGCGAAGGCGAGGCCATCGCGTGGCACCTGATGGAGGAGCTCAAGCCCAAGGTTCCGGTCAAGCGGATGGTGTTCCACGAAATCACCAAGCCCGCGATCGAGGAGGCCGTCCGGAACCCCCGCGAGCTCGACGTCGACCTCGTCGACGCGCAGGAGACCCGCCGCATCCTCGACCGGCTCTACGGCTACGAGGTCTCCCCGGTGCTGTGGAAGAAGGTCATGCCCCGGCTGTCCGCCGGGCGCGTGCAGTCCGTGGCGACCCGGCTCGTCGTCGACAAGGAACGCGAGCGCATCGCCTTCGTCCCCGCCTCCTACTGGGACCTGGACGTCACGCTCGACGCCGGCCCTGACTGCGACCCCCGCAACTTTCCCGCACGCCTCGCCGAGGTGGAGGGCACCCGCGTCGCCCAGGGCCGTGACTTCGACGCCGCGGGTCAGCTGACCGGCAGCGACGCGCTCGTGCTCGACGAGGCCGCGGCCAAGGCGCTCGCCGAGGCGCTGCGTGCCGCCACGCTGAGGGTCGGCTCGGTGGAGTCGAAGCCCTACACACGCCGTCCCTACGAGCCGTTCCGCACCACCACGATGCAGCAGGAGGCCGGCCGCAAGCTCGGCTTCTCCTCGCAGCGCGCCATGTCAGTGGCCCAGGAGCTCTACGAAAAGGGCTTCATCACCTACATGCGAACCGACTCGGTGACGCTGTCCACGCAGGCGATCTCCGCGGCCCGCAGGCAGGTCGCCGAGCTCTTCGGCGAGCGCTTCCTCCCCGCGAAGCCGCGCGTCTACACGTCGAAGGTCAAGAACGCGCAGGAGGCCCATGAGGCCATCCGCCCCGCAGGCGACACCTTCCAGCATCCCGACGCGACAGGCCTGGCCGGCGACGCATTCCGCCTCTACCAGCTGATCTGGCGGCGCACGCTCGCCTCGCAGATGGCCGACGCCCGCGGCGAGTCCGTCTCTGTGGGCATCGAGGCGGCCTTCGTCGCGACCCAGCTGCCCGCCGGCGAGGCCTCGTCGGCGAAGCTCGTCGCCTCCGGCCGCACCATCACGTTCCCCGGCTTCCTGAAGGCCTACGTCGCCGGCACCGACGACGACTCCGCCACCGACGACGCGCAGACGCGCCTCCCCATCCTGGACGAGGGCCAGGGGCTGGCCGCCGCGTCCGTCGAGCCGGCCGGTCACGAGACCCGGCCCCCGGCGCGCTACACCGAGCCGTCGCTCGTCGCGAAACTCGAGGAACTCGAGATCGGCCGCCCGTCGACCTACGCGTCGATCATCCGCACCATCACCGCCCGCGACTACGTGTTCAAGAAGGGCTCCGCCCTCGTGCCGACGTGGCTCGCGTTCGCGGTCACCAGGCTGCTCGAGGACCACTTCCCGGACCTGGTCGACTACGCCTTCACGGCCCAGCTCGAGGAGCAGCTCGACGAGATCGCGGCAGGCAAGGCCAAGCGACTCAGCGTGCTGACCGACTTCTACTTCGGCGGCGGCGACGCCCACCTCGGGCTCGAGAAGCTCGTCACCGAGCTGGGTGACATCGACGCACGCGCGCTGTCCACCTTCCCGCTGGGGGACTCCGGGATCGACGTGCGCGTCGGCCGCTACGGCACCTACGTCGAGGCCTCCGACGGCCGCCGTGCCAACGTGCCGGAGGACCTCCCCCCCGACGCGCTCACCGTCGAGCTCGCCGAGGAGCTCCTCAGCAAGCCGCTCGACGAGGAGCACCAGCTCGGCGTCGACGAGGCCTCCGGGAACATGATCGTCGCGAAGAACGGACGCTTCGGCCCCTATGTCACCGAGGTGCTGCCCGACGACGCCCCGAAGTCGGCCAAGCCCCGCACGGCCTCGCTGTTCAAGTCCATGTCGCTCGACTCGGTCGACCTGCCGACCGCGCTGAAGCTCATGTCGCTCCCGCGCGTCGTCGGCGCCGATCCCGAGGGCAACGAGATCACCGCGCAGAACGGCCGCTACGGGCCGTACCTCAAGCGCGGCACGGACTCGCGCTCGCTGACGAGCGAGGACCAGATCTTCGACATCTCGCTGGACGAGGCACTGGCCATCTACGCGCAGCCCAAGACGCGCGGCAGGGCGGCGGCCGCCGCGCCGCTGAAGGAGTTCGGCCCCGACCCCGTCTCCGGGAAGCCGGTCGTGCTGAAGTCCGGCCGCTTCGGGCCCTACGTCACCGACGGGGAGACGAACGCGACGCTGCGCCGCGATGACGACCCCGCGACCGTCGCGCCCGAGCGGGCCTTCGAGCTGCTCGCCGAGAAGCGCGCCAAGGGGCCCGCACCCAAGCGCACCACCCGCAAGGCTCCCGCCAAGAAGGCGACGACGGCCAGGAAGCCGGCCGCCAAGAACCCCACCGGCACCGCCGCGAAGAAGTAG